A single window of Hippocampus zosterae strain Florida chromosome 15, ASM2543408v3, whole genome shotgun sequence DNA harbors:
- the prpf38b gene encoding pre-mRNA-splicing factor 38B, translated as MANMGSQAVSKPASGKHGNVLPLWGNEKTMNLNPMILTNVLSSPYFKVQLYELKTYHEVVDEIYFKVTHVEPWEKGSRKTAGQTGMCGGVRGVGTGGIVSTAFCLLYKLFTLKLTRKQLMGLITHTDSPYIRALGFMYIRYTQPPADLIDWYDGFMDDEEELDVKAGGGCVMTVGEMLRSFLTKLEWFSTLFPRIPVPVQKSIDQQMKSRPRKVPQKEPPEEEEAFDEPGRQGDRRPSRTPRRTPSPRRSPKRSRSRSHHRERDRHGPSYDRELERERERQRKERDARERDRDRERRRSRSAERNHQDRRERRRSRSGSRDKRSERKDKERDGGDDRSKRKERDHHRERPAERDRSRERKSKGESDDRRSHKDDRDRHRAKKSSRSRSRERRHKSGGEEKSRKRDGSHGGEKERDGEQRSHKRSRSRERSHHLREASNDHGKHGERRKSPSIE; from the exons ATGGCTAACATGGGGAGCCAGGCCGTGAGCAAGCCCGCGTCCGGAAAACATGGCAACGTATTGCCCCTGTGGGGCAACGAAAAGACTATGAACCTCAACCCGATGATTCTTACTAATGTCCTGTCCTCGCCGTATTTCAAAGTTCAGCTGTATGAGCTTAAGACTTACCACGAAGTTGTGGACGAAATCTATTTCAAG GTGACTCACGTTGAGCCATGGGAGAAAGGAAGCAGAAAGACTGCAGGTCAGACTGGAATGTGCGGAGGG GTTCGAGGAGTTGGCACGGGTGGCATCGTGTCAACGGCCTTCTGTCTACTATACAAACTGTTTACGCTCAAGTTGACGCGCAAGCAGCTGATGGGCCTCATCACGCACACCGACTCGCCCTACATCAGAGCCCTCGGCTTCATGTACATACG ATACACGCAGCCCCCAGCCGATTTAATCGACTGGTATGACGGATTCATGGATGATGAGGAG GAGCTGGACGTGAAGGCCGGCGGCGGCTGCGTGATGACCGTCGGCGAGATGCTGCGCTCCTTCCTCACCAAACTGGAGTGGTTCTCCACGCTGTTCCCCCGCATCCCGGTGCCTGTGCAGAAGAGCATCGACCAACAGATGAAGAGTAGGCCTCGCAAGGTGCCTCAGAAAGAGCCgccggaggaggaagaggcctTCGACGAGCCGGGGCGACAAGGCGACCGTCGGCCCTCAAG GACCCCCAGGCGGACACCGAGCCCCAGACGCTCTCCGAAGCGGTCGAGGAGCCGGAGTCACCACCGCGAACGGGACCGCCACGGCCCCAGCTACGACCGCGAGCTCGAGAGGGAGCGGGAGCGTCAGAGGAAGGAGAGGGATGCCAGGGAGCGCGATAGGGACAGGGAGAGGAGACGATCCCGCAGCGCCGAACGAAACCACCAAGATCGACGCGAGCGGCGACGGAGCCGCAGCGGCAGCCGGGACAAACGGAGCGAGCGCAAAGACAAGGAGCGGGACGGAGGCGACGATAGGAGCAAGAGGAAGGAGCGGGACCATCACAGGGAGCGACCCGCCGAGAGGGACAGGTCCAGGGAGAGGAAGAGCAAAGGAGAAAGCGACGACAGGAGATCACACAAAGATGACAGGGACAGGCACAGGGCCAAAAAGTCGAGCCGGAGTCGCAGCCGGGAGAGGCGGCACAAGAGCGGCGGCGAGGAGAAGAGCAGGAAGCGCGACGGCAGCCACGGCGGAGAGAAAGAACGAGACGGAGAACAACGCTCGCACAAACGCAGTCGCAGCCGCGAGCGGAGCCATCACCTGCGAGAGGCCAGCAACGACCACGGCAAACACGGCGAGCGGCGAAAGAGTCCCAGCATTGAGTAA
- the LOC127615881 gene encoding protein FAM102B-like isoform X1 has protein sequence MSFFLMKKRFEFKVDFDLEELSSVPFVNGVLFCKVRLVHGSFVQESSREPVQANCVRWRKRFSFMCKMSAHARTGVLDPCVCRVSVRKELKGGKSFAKLGFADLNLSEFAGSGSTTRRCLLEGYDTKKTRQDNSILKVVITTQLMSGDPCFKTPSSTAMMTLGLPQAESECLLEERKGGDMHTSHSLTATPVLEERLPSGHTRTSSYTSQQSKVSGYSSNHSSSPDLRHRRNASGGSASLGIDSIPEPSEQQTERGDKESRSSPPNPASCHHATEQNCATAKTSRHPVKQNSMENQLTRVNDTRVNADDIIDKILQGQDFSHSILDSSTEEEGLRLFVGPGGSTALGSQHIRVAAGAFEQVVIKH, from the exons GTCGTTCTTTCTCATGAAAAAGAGATTCGAATTCAAAGTGGACTTCGACTTGGAGGAGCTGTCGTCAGTTCCATTCGTCAATGGTGTCTTGTTTTGCAAAGTTCGCCTCGTACACGGATCCTTCGTCCAAGAGTCTTCTCG GGAGCCCGTCCAAGCCAACTGTGTGCGCTGGAGGAAACGCTTCTCCTTCATGTGTAAGATGAGCGCTCATGCCCGGACAGGTGTACTGGATCCATGTGTGTGTCGGGTGTCAGTGCGCAAG GAATTGAAGGGTGGGAAATCATTTGCAAAG CTGGGCTTTGCCGATTTAAACCTGTCTGAGTTTGCCGGCTCAGGCAGCACGACAAGAAGATGTCTCCTGGAGGGATATGATACCAAGAAAACCAGACAGGACAATTCAATTCTTAAG GTTGTCATCACAACGCAACTGATGTCCGGGGACCCCTGTTTTAAAAC GCCCTCATCCACAGCCATGATGACATTGGGTCTACCGCAGGCCGAGTCAGAATGTCTCCTCGAGGAGCGTAAGGGAGGAGACATGCACACATCCCATTCGCTAACAG CGACTCCAGTCCTAGAGGAAAGGCTTCCCAGTGGTCACACCAGAACATCCAGCTACACCAGTCAACAGTCCAAAGTTTCgg GCTACAGTTCAAATCATTCCAGCTCACCAGATCTGAGACATCGAAGGAACGCGTCAGGTGGTTCTGCCTCATTAGGCATCGACAGCATCCCGGAGCCCAgcgagcaacaaacagaaagaggAGACAAGGAGAGCCGGTCCTCTCCGCCAAACCCCGCCAGCTGCCATCACGCTACAGAACAGAACTGCGCAACTGCCAAAACGTCAAG ACATCCGGTCAAGCAGAACTCAATGGAGAATCAGCTGACGAGGGTCAACGACACCAGGGTCAACGCAGACGACATCATTGACAAAATCCTGCAGGGCCAGGATTTCAGTCACAGTATCTTGGACTCCAGTACGGAGG AGGAAGGACTCCGATTGTTTGTCGGTCCTGGCGGGAGCACGGCTTTGGGAAGCCAGCACATTCG GGTCGCAGCCGGAGCATTCGAGCAGGTGGTGATCAAGCACTGA
- the LOC127615881 gene encoding protein FAM102B-like isoform X2: MCKMSAHARTGVLDPCVCRVSVRKELKGGKSFAKLGFADLNLSEFAGSGSTTRRCLLEGYDTKKTRQDNSILKVVITTQLMSGDPCFKTPSSTAMMTLGLPQAESECLLEERKGGDMHTSHSLTATPVLEERLPSGHTRTSSYTSQQSKVSGYSSNHSSSPDLRHRRNASGGSASLGIDSIPEPSEQQTERGDKESRSSPPNPASCHHATEQNCATAKTSRHPVKQNSMENQLTRVNDTRVNADDIIDKILQGQDFSHSILDSSTEEEGLRLFVGPGGSTALGSQHIRVAAGAFEQVVIKH; encoded by the exons ATGTGTAAGATGAGCGCTCATGCCCGGACAGGTGTACTGGATCCATGTGTGTGTCGGGTGTCAGTGCGCAAG GAATTGAAGGGTGGGAAATCATTTGCAAAG CTGGGCTTTGCCGATTTAAACCTGTCTGAGTTTGCCGGCTCAGGCAGCACGACAAGAAGATGTCTCCTGGAGGGATATGATACCAAGAAAACCAGACAGGACAATTCAATTCTTAAG GTTGTCATCACAACGCAACTGATGTCCGGGGACCCCTGTTTTAAAAC GCCCTCATCCACAGCCATGATGACATTGGGTCTACCGCAGGCCGAGTCAGAATGTCTCCTCGAGGAGCGTAAGGGAGGAGACATGCACACATCCCATTCGCTAACAG CGACTCCAGTCCTAGAGGAAAGGCTTCCCAGTGGTCACACCAGAACATCCAGCTACACCAGTCAACAGTCCAAAGTTTCgg GCTACAGTTCAAATCATTCCAGCTCACCAGATCTGAGACATCGAAGGAACGCGTCAGGTGGTTCTGCCTCATTAGGCATCGACAGCATCCCGGAGCCCAgcgagcaacaaacagaaagaggAGACAAGGAGAGCCGGTCCTCTCCGCCAAACCCCGCCAGCTGCCATCACGCTACAGAACAGAACTGCGCAACTGCCAAAACGTCAAG ACATCCGGTCAAGCAGAACTCAATGGAGAATCAGCTGACGAGGGTCAACGACACCAGGGTCAACGCAGACGACATCATTGACAAAATCCTGCAGGGCCAGGATTTCAGTCACAGTATCTTGGACTCCAGTACGGAGG AGGAAGGACTCCGATTGTTTGTCGGTCCTGGCGGGAGCACGGCTTTGGGAAGCCAGCACATTCG GGTCGCAGCCGGAGCATTCGAGCAGGTGGTGATCAAGCACTGA